Proteins co-encoded in one Paracoccus aestuarii genomic window:
- a CDS encoding NAD kinase: protein MTPNVHFTASHAEPARLALARLIDRYGQADAARADVVVALGGDGFMLQTLHATRGRGVPVYGMNRGTVGFLMNAYAEDDLPDRLSLAEETTINPLRMRATCADQTCHEALAINEVSLLREGPQAAKLRIHVDGRLRMEELVCDGALVSTPAGSTAYNYSAHGPILPIGSEVLALTAIAPFRPRRWRGALLPKDAEVVVEVLNPERRPVMADADSRSVRHVTRVEIRSACDISHRLLFDPGHGLDERLLREQFV from the coding sequence ATGACGCCCAACGTGCATTTCACCGCCAGCCATGCCGAACCCGCCCGCCTGGCGCTGGCGCGGCTGATCGACCGCTATGGCCAGGCCGATGCGGCGCGGGCCGATGTGGTGGTCGCGCTTGGCGGCGACGGGTTCATGCTGCAGACGCTGCATGCGACGCGGGGGCGCGGGGTGCCGGTCTATGGCATGAACCGCGGCACGGTGGGGTTTTTGATGAACGCCTATGCCGAGGATGACCTGCCCGACCGCCTGTCCTTGGCCGAGGAGACCACGATCAACCCGCTGCGCATGCGCGCCACCTGCGCCGACCAGACCTGCCACGAGGCCTTGGCCATCAACGAGGTCAGCCTGCTGCGCGAGGGCCCGCAGGCCGCCAAGCTGCGCATCCATGTCGATGGCCGCCTGCGGATGGAGGAGTTGGTCTGCGACGGGGCGCTGGTTTCCACCCCTGCGGGATCGACCGCCTACAACTATTCCGCGCATGGGCCGATCCTGCCGATCGGATCCGAGGTGCTGGCCCTGACCGCCATCGCGCCCTTTCGCCCGCGTCGCTGGCGCGGCGCGCTGCTGCCCAAGGATGCCGAGGTGGTGGTCGAGGTGCTGAACCCCGAACGCCGCCCCGTCATGGCCGATGCCGACAGCCGGTCCGTCCGCCACGTCACCCGGGTCGAGATCCGCAGCGCCTGCGACATCAGCCACCGCCTGCTGTTCGATCCGGGGCATGGGCTGGACGAGCGCCTGCTGCGCGAACAGTTCGTCTGA
- a CDS encoding crotonase/enoyl-CoA hydratase family protein has product MPETIRIDTDDRGVATLWLARADKHNALSRPMMDELTQAAADLGADPRVRVVILAAEGASFCAGGDLGWMRQQMQADEATRREGARALAGMLSALNLIPKPVIARVQGNAFGGGVGMMAVSDIVIAADQARFGLTEVRLGLIPATIGPYVLARMGEPAARRVFFSARLFDAAEAQALNLVARVTTPDALDAAVEAEVAPFLQAAPGAVAAAKAQCRALGPRIDRDVIEDSIDRLVAVWEGTEAPEGIAAFFDRRKPAWQA; this is encoded by the coding sequence ATGCCTGAGACGATCCGCATCGACACCGATGACCGCGGCGTGGCCACCCTGTGGCTGGCCCGCGCCGACAAGCACAACGCCCTGTCGCGCCCGATGATGGACGAGCTGACCCAGGCCGCCGCCGATCTGGGCGCGGATCCCCGCGTGCGCGTGGTGATCCTGGCGGCCGAGGGCGCCAGCTTCTGCGCGGGCGGCGATCTGGGCTGGATGCGCCAGCAGATGCAGGCTGACGAGGCCACCCGCCGCGAGGGCGCGCGGGCGCTGGCCGGCATGCTGTCGGCGCTGAACCTGATCCCCAAGCCGGTCATCGCGCGGGTCCAGGGCAATGCCTTTGGCGGCGGGGTGGGGATGATGGCGGTCAGCGATATCGTCATCGCCGCGGACCAGGCGCGGTTCGGGCTGACCGAGGTGCGGCTCGGGCTGATCCCGGCGACGATCGGCCCCTATGTCCTGGCCCGCATGGGCGAGCCTGCGGCCCGGCGGGTGTTCTTTTCCGCGCGCCTCTTCGATGCGGCCGAGGCGCAGGCGCTGAACCTGGTGGCCCGTGTCACCACCCCGGATGCCTTGGACGCCGCCGTCGAGGCCGAGGTCGCGCCCTTTCTGCAGGCCGCCCCCGGCGCGGTGGCCGCCGCCAAGGCCCAGTGCCGCGCGCTCGGGCCGCGCATTGACCGCGATGTGATCGAGGACAGCATCGACCGCTTGGTCGCGGTCTGGGAAGGCACCGAGGCGCCGGAAGGCATCGCCGCCTTCTTCGACCGCCGCAAGCCCGCTTGGCAGGCATGA
- a CDS encoding DUF6476 family protein: protein MAGDDTDWKEAAKAVPELRFLKALVTGLSLVMGLGMVAVVAMLWLRLNQPPLPDLPETIALPQGAEARAVTFSADRIVVLTADDAVLVYDRAGGLVGQVVLQP, encoded by the coding sequence ATGGCGGGGGATGATACCGACTGGAAGGAGGCCGCGAAAGCCGTCCCCGAACTGCGCTTTCTGAAGGCGCTGGTGACGGGGCTCAGCCTGGTGATGGGCCTGGGGATGGTGGCGGTGGTGGCGATGCTGTGGCTGCGGCTGAACCAGCCGCCGCTGCCCGATCTGCCCGAAACCATCGCCCTGCCGCAAGGGGCCGAGGCCCGCGCAGTGACGTTTTCGGCGGACCGGATCGTGGTCCTGACCGCCGATGACGCCGTCTTGGTCTATGACCGCGCGGGGGGGCTGGTGGGGCAGGTGGTGCTTCAGCCCTGA
- a CDS encoding RluA family pseudouridine synthase, which yields MSILSVTIPANPPDRLDKALALAVPEDAALSRSRLARLIAEGAVTGPDGPATDVKARVAEGQEYRITLAPPEPVETRAEAITLVIAHEDDDLIVIDKPAGMVVHPAPGSPSGTLVNALLAHCGDSLSGIGGERRPGIVHRIDKDTSGLLVVAKSDRAHHGLAAQFEAHSARRRYLALAHGVIDAADPRLRGTPGVTFEEGATLRIATHLGRHPTDRQKQAVLPQGRHAVTRARLVERFGRPPAAMLVECRLETGRTHQIRVHMAHCGLGLIGDPVYGGARRASVRALGAAADAARAFPRQALHAAHLGFVHPVSGLDLSFDSPLPPDMQGLLDLMRAAPS from the coding sequence ATGTCGATCCTTTCCGTGACCATCCCGGCGAACCCGCCCGACCGGCTTGATAAGGCGCTTGCGCTGGCGGTGCCAGAGGATGCGGCCCTGTCGCGGTCGCGCCTGGCGCGGCTGATCGCCGAAGGGGCGGTCACTGGGCCGGACGGCCCCGCTACCGACGTCAAGGCCCGCGTGGCCGAGGGTCAGGAATACCGCATCACCTTGGCGCCCCCCGAACCCGTCGAGACCCGCGCCGAGGCGATCACCTTGGTCATCGCGCATGAGGATGATGACCTGATCGTGATCGACAAGCCCGCCGGCATGGTCGTCCACCCCGCCCCGGGCAGCCCGTCGGGCACGCTGGTCAATGCGCTGCTGGCCCATTGCGGCGATTCGCTGTCAGGCATCGGGGGCGAGCGTCGTCCCGGCATCGTGCATCGGATCGACAAGGACACCTCGGGCCTGCTGGTCGTGGCGAAATCCGACCGCGCCCATCACGGCCTGGCCGCCCAGTTCGAGGCCCACAGCGCGCGCCGCCGCTATCTGGCGCTGGCGCATGGGGTGATCGACGCGGCCGATCCGCGGCTGCGCGGCACCCCCGGCGTCACCTTCGAGGAAGGCGCCACCCTGCGCATCGCCACCCATCTGGGCCGCCACCCGACCGACCGCCAGAAACAGGCGGTGCTGCCCCAAGGCCGCCATGCCGTGACCCGCGCGCGGCTGGTGGAACGCTTTGGCCGCCCGCCCGCCGCGATGCTGGTCGAATGCCGGTTGGAGACCGGGCGCACGCATCAGATCCGCGTGCACATGGCCCATTGCGGGCTGGGGCTGATCGGCGACCCGGTCTATGGCGGCGCGCGTCGGGCATCGGTGCGGGCGCTCGGGGCGGCGGCGGATGCGGCGCGGGCCTTTCCGCGTCAGGCGCTGCATGCGGCGCATCTGGGCTTCGTCCATCCGGTCAGCGGCCTGGACCTGTCCTTCGACAGCCCCCTGCCACCCGACATGCAGGGCCTTCTGGACCTGATGCGCGCCGCACCATCGTGA
- a CDS encoding Lrp/AsnC family transcriptional regulator — MAGARLDDIDRKILAELQANGRMTNVELARRVGISAPPCLRRVRTLEELGYIRGYHADIDARELGFEVQVFAMVRLAQQSERDLSAFEALVQEWPLVRECHMLNGEIDFILKCISPDLSTFQRFLTNSLTAAPNVASVKTSLVIRGAKDLPAVPFEVVEERVREAC; from the coding sequence ATGGCCGGCGCCAGACTCGACGACATCGACCGCAAGATCCTGGCCGAATTGCAGGCCAATGGCCGGATGACCAATGTCGAACTGGCGCGCCGCGTCGGGATCTCGGCGCCGCCCTGCCTGCGCCGCGTCCGCACCCTGGAGGAGCTGGGCTATATCCGCGGCTATCACGCCGATATCGACGCCCGCGAGCTGGGATTCGAGGTGCAGGTCTTTGCCATGGTGCGCCTGGCCCAGCAATCCGAACGCGACCTGTCGGCCTTCGAGGCACTGGTCCAGGAATGGCCGCTGGTGCGCGAATGCCACATGCTGAACGGCGAGATCGACTTCATCCTGAAATGCATCTCGCCGGACCTGTCGACCTTCCAGCGGTTTCTGACCAACAGCCTGACGGCGGCGCCGAACGTGGCCTCGGTCAAGACCTCGCTGGTGATCCGCGGCGCCAAGGACCTGCCCGCCGTCCCCTTTGAGGTGGTCGAGGAACGGGTCCGCGAAGCCTGCTGA
- the trxB gene encoding thioredoxin-disulfide reductase gives MTERSHVKVLIVGSGPAGYTAAVYSARAMLEPMLIQGMQPGGQLTITTEVENWPGETEIQGPELMVKMEEHARAMGAEIVTDLVTALDLGQRPFTATCDSGRVVTADAVILATGAQARWLGLPSEEKFKGFGVSACATCDGFFYRNREVVVIGGGNTAVEEALFLTRFASKVTLVHRRDSLRAEKILQNRLFAHPKVEVIWNHELAEVTGVDTPMGVDGAVLRDVTSGQTRRIAADGVFVAIGHAPASELVKDQLELHNGGYVKVEPGSTRTSIPGVFAAGDLTDHIYRQAITSAGMGCMAALDAEHFLAAQGEVTVAPEGLVAAVS, from the coding sequence ATGACCGAACGCAGCCATGTGAAAGTTTTGATCGTGGGCTCCGGCCCGGCCGGCTACACCGCCGCCGTCTATTCCGCGCGCGCCATGCTGGAGCCGATGCTGATCCAGGGCATGCAGCCGGGCGGCCAGCTGACCATCACGACCGAGGTCGAGAACTGGCCCGGCGAGACCGAGATCCAGGGCCCCGAGCTGATGGTCAAGATGGAGGAGCACGCCCGCGCCATGGGCGCCGAGATCGTCACCGACCTGGTGACCGCGCTGGACCTGGGCCAGCGGCCCTTCACCGCCACCTGCGACAGCGGGCGGGTGGTGACGGCGGATGCGGTGATCCTGGCGACCGGCGCGCAGGCGCGCTGGCTGGGCCTGCCGTCCGAGGAGAAGTTCAAGGGCTTCGGCGTCAGCGCCTGCGCGACCTGCGACGGGTTCTTCTATCGCAACCGCGAGGTGGTGGTGATCGGCGGCGGCAATACCGCGGTCGAGGAGGCGCTGTTTTTGACGCGTTTCGCCAGCAAGGTCACGCTGGTCCATCGCCGCGACAGTCTGCGGGCGGAAAAGATCCTGCAGAACCGCCTGTTCGCCCATCCCAAGGTCGAGGTGATCTGGAACCACGAACTGGCCGAGGTGACGGGCGTGGACACGCCGATGGGCGTCGACGGCGCCGTGCTGCGCGACGTGACCAGCGGCCAGACGCGCCGGATCGCCGCCGACGGGGTCTTTGTCGCGATCGGCCATGCGCCGGCCAGCGAACTGGTCAAGGACCAGCTGGAGCTGCACAATGGCGGCTATGTCAAGGTCGAGCCGGGCAGCACCCGCACCTCGATCCCCGGCGTATTCGCGGCGGGCGACCTGACCGACCACATCTATCGCCAAGCGATCACCAGCGCCGGCATGGGCTGCATGGCGGCGCTGGATGCCGAGCATTTCCTGGCGGCACAGGGCGAGGTCACGGTCGCCCCCGAGGGCCTGGTCGCCGCGGTTTCGTAA
- a CDS encoding class I SAM-dependent methyltransferase translates to MTPLTRLIAARIRATGRISLAEYMRICLLDSRHGYYATRDPFGAGGDFITAPEIHQIFGEICGLALAQAWIDQGRPGDVALLEPGPGRGTLMADIRRTIARVPGMADAARSLMIEASPHLRAVQRDRVPGVQHLERVEDMPAIPLFMIANEFIDALPIRQFHRGEDGWRERQVGLDAQGLTFGLGPVVPLDRPGRPGDIVEECPEGAAFVHAVAARIAAHGGAAILVDYGGWNGYGDTFQALRDHRPDDPLAHPGQADLTAHVDFAPLAAAALRAGAAVSRPVTQGGWLLSLGAGERAARLAAAGDGGAMAALRRLTDPQEMGHLFKVIAIWPRGAPPVPGFEPLEAHADNA, encoded by the coding sequence GTGACGCCGCTGACGCGGCTGATCGCGGCGCGGATCCGCGCCACAGGGCGCATCAGCCTGGCCGAATACATGCGCATCTGCCTGTTGGACAGCCGCCACGGCTATTATGCGACCCGCGATCCCTTCGGCGCGGGCGGCGATTTCATCACCGCGCCCGAGATCCACCAGATCTTCGGCGAGATCTGCGGCCTGGCCCTGGCCCAGGCCTGGATCGACCAAGGCCGCCCCGGGGATGTCGCCCTGCTGGAGCCTGGCCCCGGGCGCGGTACGCTGATGGCCGACATCCGCCGCACCATCGCTCGCGTCCCCGGCATGGCCGATGCCGCGCGCAGCCTGATGATCGAGGCATCCCCCCATCTGCGCGCCGTCCAGCGCGACCGCGTGCCCGGTGTCCAGCACCTCGAGCGCGTCGAGGATATGCCGGCCATCCCCTTGTTCATGATTGCGAATGAGTTCATCGACGCCCTGCCGATCCGTCAGTTCCACCGCGGCGAGGACGGCTGGCGCGAACGGCAGGTGGGGCTGGACGCGCAGGGCCTGACCTTCGGCCTGGGGCCGGTCGTGCCGCTGGACCGCCCCGGCAGGCCGGGCGACATCGTCGAGGAATGCCCCGAGGGCGCGGCCTTCGTCCATGCGGTCGCGGCCCGCATCGCGGCGCATGGGGGGGCGGCGATCCTGGTCGATTACGGCGGCTGGAACGGCTATGGCGACACGTTCCAGGCGCTGCGCGATCACCGGCCCGATGATCCCCTGGCCCATCCCGGCCAGGCCGACCTGACGGCGCATGTGGATTTCGCGCCCTTGGCCGCGGCGGCGCTGCGGGCGGGGGCGGCAGTGTCGCGACCGGTCACGCAGGGAGGGTGGCTTCTGTCGCTCGGCGCGGGGGAACGGGCGGCGCGGCTGGCGGCGGCGGGGGATGGCGGGGCGATGGCCGCGCTTCGGCGCTTGACCGATCCGCAGGAAATGGGACATTTGTTCAAGGTCATCGCGATATGGCCGCGGGGTGCGCCCCCGGTCCCCGGTTTCGAACCGCTGGAGGCCCATGCAGACAACGCTTGA
- a CDS encoding accessory factor UbiK family protein, with product MTTQNRFFDDMSKLMTNAMGVAQGARTEAETAMKGWIDRWLADRDFVTREEFEAVREMAIKARTENAELKARLDAIDTAAKPDQG from the coding sequence ATGACCACCCAGAACCGTTTCTTCGACGACATGTCCAAGCTGATGACCAATGCGATGGGCGTGGCCCAAGGCGCCCGCACCGAGGCCGAGACCGCCATGAAGGGCTGGATCGACCGCTGGCTGGCCGATCGCGATTTCGTCACCCGCGAGGAATTCGAGGCCGTGCGCGAGATGGCCATCAAGGCCCGCACCGAAAATGCCGAGCTGAAGGCACGGCTGGACGCGATCGACACCGCCGCCAAGCCCGATCAGGGCTGA
- the pgeF gene encoding peptidoglycan editing factor PgeF → MQTTLEILTHPLLSPVKHGFFTRKGGASSGLFAGLNCGRRSTDQSEIVLVNRARVAAAMGVDAGLLATVKQVHSADVVTLDPGDAIDRVKEIRADAIVTARRDVALAVLTADCQPILLADAEAGVVGACHAGWRGAIGGVIEATVAAMRAQGATHIRAVIGPTISQANYEVSEEFMDEFLADDDANDRFFAGGPAGRPMFDLPSYGLMRLRAAGVEAEWSRHCTYADPDRFFSYRRATHEGQADYGRLISAVAL, encoded by the coding sequence ATGCAGACAACGCTTGAGATCCTGACCCATCCGCTGCTGTCGCCCGTCAAGCACGGCTTCTTCACCCGCAAGGGCGGGGCGTCCTCGGGCCTGTTCGCGGGGCTGAACTGCGGCCGCCGCTCCACCGATCAGAGCGAGATTGTCCTGGTCAACCGCGCCCGCGTCGCCGCCGCGATGGGGGTGGATGCGGGGCTGCTGGCGACGGTCAAGCAGGTCCATTCCGCCGATGTGGTCACGCTGGACCCCGGCGACGCGATCGACCGCGTCAAGGAGATCCGCGCCGATGCCATCGTCACCGCCCGGCGCGACGTGGCGCTGGCCGTGCTGACCGCCGATTGCCAGCCCATCCTGCTGGCCGATGCCGAGGCGGGCGTCGTGGGGGCCTGTCACGCGGGCTGGCGCGGCGCCATCGGCGGCGTGATCGAGGCCACCGTTGCCGCCATGCGCGCCCAAGGCGCCACGCATATCCGGGCGGTGATCGGCCCCACCATCAGCCAGGCGAATTACGAGGTCAGCGAGGAATTCATGGATGAATTCCTGGCCGATGACGATGCGAACGACCGTTTCTTCGCCGGGGGTCCGGCGGGGCGGCCGATGTTCGACCTGCCCTCCTATGGGCTGATGCGGCTGCGCGCGGCGGGGGTCGAGGCCGAATGGTCGCGCCATTGCACCTATGCCGACCCGGACCGCTTCTTCAGCTATCGCCGCGCCACGCATGAGGGGCAGGCCGATTACGGGCGGCTGATCAGCGCCGTCGCGTTGTAG
- a CDS encoding 2OG-Fe(II) oxygenase: protein MIEPVLLRDPLLAPAPVLMIPDAFDDALCSALIADYDVNGGLTSGVMITRNGRTVEHHDPDHKRRRDGLITDPRLLEAIRDRIRRCIAPAIHRAYAFGVTRMERYLVGCYDAAEGGHFRAHRDNTTPGTAHRRFAVSIHLNDDFEGGELSFPEYPATIFRATKGTAVVFSCSLLHQVAPVRRGRRLVFLPFLYDEAAAAIREANQRREAAADPA, encoded by the coding sequence ATGATCGAGCCCGTCCTTCTTCGCGACCCGCTGCTGGCGCCCGCCCCGGTACTGATGATTCCCGATGCCTTCGATGACGCGCTCTGTTCGGCGCTGATCGCGGATTACGACGTGAATGGCGGGCTGACATCGGGGGTCATGATCACCCGCAACGGGCGCACGGTCGAACATCACGACCCCGATCACAAGCGCCGCCGCGACGGGCTGATCACCGATCCCCGGTTGCTGGAGGCGATCCGCGACCGCATCCGCCGCTGCATCGCCCCTGCCATCCACCGCGCCTATGCCTTCGGGGTGACGCGGATGGAACGCTATCTGGTCGGCTGCTACGACGCGGCCGAGGGCGGGCATTTCCGCGCCCATCGCGACAACACGACGCCCGGCACCGCGCATCGCCGTTTCGCCGTCTCGATCCACCTGAACGACGATTTCGAGGGGGGCGAGCTGTCCTTTCCCGAATATCCCGCCACCATCTTCCGCGCGACCAAGGGCACGGCGGTCGTCTTTTCCTGCAGTCTGCTGCATCAGGTGGCCCCGGTGCGGCGGGGCAGGCGGCTGGTCTTTCTGCCCTTCCTTTATGACGAGGCCGCCGCCGCGATCCGCGAGGCGAATCAGCGCCGCGAGGCCGCGGCGGACCCGGCGTGA
- the rpoH gene encoding RNA polymerase sigma factor RpoH, with protein MASYGNLPAPSPEQGLNRYLQEIRKFPLLEPEQEYMLAKAWADHEDSEAAHQLVTSHLRLAAKIAMGYRGYGLPQAEVISEANVGLMQAVKRFDPERGFRLATYAMWWIRASIQEYILRSWSLVKMGTTSAQKKLFFNLRKAKSKIGALEEGDLRPENVAQIATELNVTQQEVIDMNRRLSGGDASLNAQVGSGDGDSAAQWQDWLEDTDANQAESYAESEELDTRRRMLVSAMDVLNDREKDILMERRLRDDPMTLEDLSSRYGVSRERIRQIEVRAFEKLQDRMRALAREKGMSIAETAD; from the coding sequence ATGGCGTCCTATGGAAATCTTCCCGCTCCCAGTCCCGAACAGGGTCTGAACCGGTATCTGCAGGAGATCCGCAAGTTCCCCCTGCTGGAGCCGGAACAGGAATACATGCTGGCCAAGGCCTGGGCCGACCACGAGGACAGCGAGGCCGCGCATCAGCTGGTCACCAGCCACCTGCGCCTGGCTGCCAAGATCGCCATGGGTTATCGCGGCTATGGCCTGCCCCAGGCCGAGGTCATCAGCGAGGCGAATGTCGGCCTGATGCAGGCGGTCAAGCGCTTCGACCCCGAGCGGGGCTTCCGTCTGGCGACCTATGCGATGTGGTGGATCCGCGCCTCGATCCAGGAATACATCCTGCGGTCCTGGTCGCTGGTCAAGATGGGCACCACCAGCGCGCAGAAAAAGCTGTTCTTCAACCTGCGCAAGGCCAAATCCAAGATCGGCGCGTTGGAGGAGGGCGATCTGCGCCCCGAGAACGTCGCCCAGATCGCCACCGAGCTGAACGTCACCCAGCAGGAGGTGATCGACATGAACCGCCGCCTGTCGGGCGGCGATGCCTCGCTGAATGCGCAGGTCGGGTCCGGCGATGGCGACAGCGCGGCACAGTGGCAGGACTGGCTGGAGGATACCGATGCCAACCAGGCCGAAAGCTATGCCGAATCCGAGGAGCTGGACACCCGCCGCCGCATGCTGGTCAGCGCCATGGACGTGCTGAACGACCGCGAGAAGGACATCCTGATGGAGCGCCGCCTGCGCGACGACCCGATGACGCTGGAGGATCTGTCCAGCCGTTACGGCGTGTCGCGCGAACGCATCCGCCAGATCGAGGTGCGCGCGTTCGAAAAGCTGCAGGACCGGATGCGGGCCTTGGCGCGCGAAAAGGGCATGTCCATCGCCGAAACGGCCGATTGA
- the lgt gene encoding prolipoprotein diacylglyceryl transferase, with the protein MISFPDISPEIFTLNLGGFSLSLRWYALAYLAGLILGWRLIVLMMRRPAIWGGTPPTRPERVDDLLTWVILGVILGGRLGFVLFYEPGYYLANPGQILQVWQGGMSFHGGFAGVILATWAWARRQGVPVLRLADAMAVVAPIGIFFGRIANFINAELWGRPTDLPWGVVFPGEAAQFCPGVAGPCARHPSQLYEAGLEGLLLGLILLAVVRGGGLRRPGLAFGIFLAGYGLARMFVELFRVADFQFITPENPLGHVIGGPVIGLTMGQVLSLPMVVIGLALIWRARSRPPVAP; encoded by the coding sequence ATGATCTCCTTTCCCGACATCTCGCCCGAGATCTTCACGCTGAACCTCGGGGGGTTCTCGCTGTCGCTGCGGTGGTATGCGCTGGCCTATCTGGCGGGCCTGATCCTGGGCTGGCGGCTGATCGTGCTGATGATGCGCCGCCCGGCGATCTGGGGCGGCACGCCGCCCACCCGCCCCGAACGCGTCGACGACCTGCTGACCTGGGTCATCCTGGGGGTGATCCTGGGCGGGCGCTTAGGCTTCGTGCTGTTCTACGAGCCGGGATACTACCTGGCCAATCCGGGCCAGATCCTGCAGGTCTGGCAGGGCGGGATGAGCTTTCACGGCGGTTTCGCGGGCGTGATCCTGGCGACATGGGCCTGGGCGCGCCGCCAAGGCGTGCCGGTGCTGCGCCTGGCCGATGCGATGGCCGTGGTGGCGCCGATCGGGATCTTCTTCGGCCGCATCGCCAATTTCATCAATGCCGAGCTGTGGGGCCGCCCCACCGACCTGCCTTGGGGCGTGGTCTTTCCGGGCGAGGCCGCCCAGTTCTGCCCCGGCGTCGCGGGCCCCTGCGCGCGTCATCCCAGCCAGCTCTACGAGGCCGGGCTGGAGGGGTTGCTGCTGGGCCTGATCCTGCTGGCGGTGGTGCGGGGCGGGGGTTTGCGCCGTCCGGGCCTGGCCTTCGGGATCTTCCTGGCGGGCTATGGCCTGGCGCGGATGTTCGTCGAGCTGTTCCGCGTCGCCGATTTCCAGTTCATCACGCCCGAGAACCCGCTCGGCCATGTGATCGGCGGCCCGGTGATCGGGCTGACCATGGGGCAGGTCCTGTCGCTGCCGATGGTGGTGATCGGGCTGGCGCTGATCTGGCGCGCCCGGTCGCGGCCGCCCGTCGCCCCGTGA
- the glyA gene encoding serine hydroxymethyltransferase: protein MNAPTRDNGFFTEDLASRDPDIARAITQELGRQRDEIELIASENIVSRAVMEAQGSVLTNKYAEGYPGKRYYGGCQYVDIAETLAIERAKELFGCEYANVQPNSGSQMNQAVFLALLQPGDTFMGLDLNSGGHLTHGSPVNMSGKWFNVVSYGVRQQDQQLDMEAIAESARQNKPKLIIAGGTAYSRTWDWAAFRAIADEVGAYLMVDMAHIAGLVAGGAHPSPVPHAHVVTSTTHKSLRGPRGGLILTNDAEIAKKVNSAVFPGLQGGPLMHVIAAKAVAFGEALRPEFKTYAQQVVKNAQAMADELMKGGIDIVSGGTDNHLCLADLRPKKVTGKATEAALGRAHITCNKNGVPFDPEKPFVTSGIRLGAPAGTTRGFAEAEFRQIARWIVEVVDGLAAHGEDGNAEIEARVAAEVKELCARYPLYQGM from the coding sequence ATGAACGCCCCCACCCGCGACAATGGTTTCTTCACCGAGGATCTGGCCAGCCGTGACCCCGACATCGCCCGCGCCATCACCCAGGAACTGGGCCGCCAGCGCGACGAGATCGAGCTGATCGCATCCGAAAACATCGTCAGCCGCGCCGTGATGGAGGCGCAGGGCTCGGTCCTGACCAACAAATATGCCGAAGGCTATCCGGGCAAGCGCTATTACGGCGGCTGCCAGTATGTTGACATCGCCGAGACCCTGGCGATCGAGCGCGCCAAGGAGCTGTTCGGCTGCGAATATGCCAATGTCCAGCCCAACAGCGGCAGCCAGATGAACCAGGCCGTGTTCCTGGCCCTGCTGCAGCCCGGCGACACGTTCATGGGGCTGGACCTGAATTCCGGCGGCCACCTGACCCACGGATCGCCCGTCAACATGTCGGGCAAGTGGTTCAACGTGGTCAGCTATGGCGTGCGCCAGCAGGACCAGCAGCTGGACATGGAGGCGATCGCCGAAAGCGCCCGCCAGAACAAGCCCAAGCTGATCATCGCGGGCGGCACCGCCTACAGCCGCACCTGGGACTGGGCCGCCTTCCGCGCCATCGCGGACGAGGTCGGCGCCTATCTGATGGTCGACATGGCCCATATCGCCGGGCTGGTCGCGGGCGGGGCGCATCCCTCGCCGGTGCCGCATGCGCATGTGGTCACCTCGACCACGCATAAATCGCTGCGCGGACCGCGGGGCGGTCTGATCCTGACCAATGACGCCGAGATCGCCAAGAAGGTGAACAGCGCCGTCTTCCCCGGCCTGCAGGGCGGCCCCTTGATGCATGTGATCGCCGCCAAGGCCGTGGCCTTCGGCGAGGCGCTGCGCCCGGAATTCAAGACCTATGCCCAGCAGGTGGTCAAGAACGCCCAGGCCATGGCGGATGAGCTGATGAAGGGCGGCATCGACATCGTCTCGGGCGGCACCGACAACCATCTGTGCCTGGCCGACCTGCGCCCCAAGAAGGTGACCGGCAAGGCGACCGAGGCCGCCTTGGGCCGCGCTCATATCACCTGCAACAAGAACGGCGTGCCTTTCGACCCCGAAAAGCCCTTCGTGACCTCGGGCATCCGCTTGGGCGCCCCCGCCGGCACCACCCGCGGCTTCGCCGAGGCCGAGTTCCGCCAGATCGCCCGCTGGATCGTCGAGGTCGTGGACGGCCTGGCCGCCCATGGCGAGGACGGCAATGCCGAGATCGAGGCCCGCGTCGCGGCCGAGGTCAAGGAGCTCTGCGCGCGCTACCCGCTCTATCAGGGGATGTGA